The following is a genomic window from Rutidosis leptorrhynchoides isolate AG116_Rl617_1_P2 chromosome 8, CSIRO_AGI_Rlap_v1, whole genome shotgun sequence.
taatacaaataatagtaataataatagttcatataaatattaatagtaataaatatttgtaatacaaatactaatacactaataattaataatagtgatacaaaaaataataataataacaataacaatactaataattgtaatagtaagaataataacagtaatagcagtaataacagtaatagcagtaataacaataacaataacaataataataataaaagtagcccTACTCAACTATTcttattctagccctccacgcatccctatcagaagtcatgtcctcggtcaacgaaagctccctcatgtcgagtcttagtctatccatccacctacgagtaggtctaccccttctccttacaccaTCTACCGTGAGTGCCtcaactctcctaaccggggcaatacgtggtcgtctcatcacatgcccaaaccaacgaagtcgttcttctcttagcttgtcgatgatgctactgactccaagtttttccctaaacacaccatttgggatcatatctagcatggttttaccacacgtccacctaagcatcctcatttctgccacctccatccttctctcttgggccttcgtcattggccaacattctgatccgtacaacatggcaggtctggttgccaccttgaggaattttcctttcaatttgagtggtatcttcttgtcgcacaagacccctttcgctgctctccacttcaaccaacctaccttaatacgatgagtcacgtcctcatctatcctccctgatttgtggaggaccgagcctagatatctaaacgactcttgtgggtgcaagatctggtccccaatgCTGATGTTCCCTCCAACATTTAGTTCATCATCAGTCCTACCGAATTCGCAactaagatattccgtcttttgtctactgaTCCGTAGCCCATTTTGTTCTAAGGCTTCCCTCCATTGTTCCAGCCTTCTATTAAGCTCATCCTTTGTTTCCGATACAAGCacgatatcatcggcaaaaatcagacACCAAGGGATGTTCTCTTGTATTTCTCGATACAGCTCGTCGAGGATCAAAGCAAAAAGGAAAGgactaagggccgatccctggtgCAACCCTACTTCTATCGGGAAATACTCTGTGTTTCCCACTGGCGTCCGAACGCAGGCCTTCGCCCCATCGTACATATCCATAATAGCtctaatatatctacttgggatacccctaacgttaagggtcttccaaatcaactTTCGCGGTACGCAATCAtaggccttttccaagtctaagaagaccatctctagacccttttgtttctccctatacttcataacgcttcttaaaatatgaattgcctccatcgaagagcgccctggcatgaaaccaaattagTTTTCGGAAACCGTAGTTTCGCGTCGgagtctagtctcaatcactctctcccaaagcttcatagtatggctaagtaattttatgcctctataattaccacagatttgggcatcccctttatttttgtaaatggggataatctcgctgagtctccattccgtaggcattttataacttctaagcgtcttattgtaaagacacgtcaaccacctgacaccatcctcgcctaggcaccgccacgcctctatTGGGATCTGGTCTGGTCCAACAGCTTTGTTTCTACCCATCTTTCGTAGTGCCGATCTTACTTCTTCCTGACTGATTCTCCTACAGAAATTGTTGTTCTGGAATTGTCCTATTCCCAAGTCCTGCGGGTCCTCTTGGCGCCCGGGTCCTTCACCCACGAAAAGAGATTGGAAAtacccttcccatcttttcctaatttcgtcttcctttactatggtttgaccggcttcatccttgatgaacttgatgttatctatatccctcctcctacgctccctagctttagcaatcctgtaaatatcatttgctccttctttggagtctagtttcctatacatagcttcatacgctttatcttttgcacgggcaacggccttcttagcttctcttttagcttctttatacCTTTCTTCTGCCCTAGTTCTGTCATCACGTGTCCCGTCCCGACATGTAACGAGCTCCCTAAACCTCAGTTGCTTAAGTGCGACTTTGGTTTGAACCTCATCACTAATCCACCATGATTCTCTATAAGACTTGTGTCCTCTCGATGTCCCTACTGCCACACCTAAGGTTTCCTTGGCGACATCTCTAATAGTTGATGCGAAACTATTCCACATCTGATCTGCATCCCCATGAGTAACAGTATCCATTGCTGCCTCTACTTTTTCCAAAACAGATGCTTTGAAAGTTTCGGCTTTCTCTTCATTCAGATTCTTCCAAAGGATCCTAGGTTGGGCGGGTCTCCCTCTCCTAGTAACCCGTCTCTGCGGAACCAAGTCCATGACCAAAAGTCTGTGTTGAGTGGAACAGGTCCAGGTAGTCAGGGCTTTACAGTCTCTGCAGGTCCTAAGGTCCCCTTTGCGAAGCAGCAAATAATCAATCTGGGTACTATGACCTCCACTGTGGAAGGTTGCTAGCTGAGCTTCCGTCTTCCTAAAGAAAGAGTTTGCAACAACCAAATCGTGGGCAACAGCGAATTCGAGAATGGAGCGTCCTTCTTCATTTCGAACTCCGTACCCAAAGCCCCCATGGACACCCGCATATCCGTCTGAAATCGTTCCTATATGTCCATTAAGGTCTCCCCCAATAAGTAATCGATGATCAGCGGGGCAACTCCTCACAACTTCATCTAACGATTCCCAAAAGCGACTTTTTTCTTCTTCGCCTAAACCAGCATGAGGTGCGTAAGCGCAAATAACCATGTAAGACTCCTCCTGGATAACTAacctaaccgacataatcctatcgctacACCTACCCACACCCACAATATTATCCTTATGACGGGGCCCTATAAAGATCCCCCCGTTTCTAGCTACTCTGGAACCCGAAAACCACAACTTGTAGTCACCAGTGTCAACCGCCTCTTCACCCTTCCATCTGGTCTCTTGAACACACAATATGTCCACTTTACTCTTAAGTAACGTCTCTACAAGTTCACGGGATTTGCTCGTCAAACTTCCTACATTCCAACTACCTACTCTATAATCCTAACACGAAAATCTCTAACCCTTCTAGACCTAGCCGCCCCTAAGCTCGAAGGACATGACCTCACGTGACCATCACTATAACTAGAGTCTATCTTACCCTATATAATAAACAAAAGGGAAAAGGTAGAGGTggcaatataatataaaaataaaaatataatataataataccaatcacaataacaataataataataataataataataataataataataataataataataataataatcactaatataatagtataataataatagtcaaGGATACAATTAATAAACACAACTTTGAAAACCTCAAGGATATGAATACGCAAATACAGCGAAAAAGTAAAGCAGAAATATCACAGAGTATGGACTTAAGGAAAAGGGATCAGAGAACCAAACACAGCCTTGTAAAGACAAGGAGTTTCCGGCAGGAGAGATTTCCGGCAGCAGTGATTTCCGGCAGCTCCAAGGCAGCAGACGGCGAAAATGGCGAGGCTTCTCGTTTACTACAAACCCTCGCTAGTAGATCCGTTATGTTACCTGCAAAAAAAGAACAGAAAAAGTAACCGGGAAAAATTTTCCGGCGACCTGAGTAGGCGGCGCGTGGCGTCGCGTTTCGAGACAGTTGCCGGCGAAATTCGTACTCTCGGGTTCGGAAAAATTCTGCGAGGTCGATTTTATAGGTGGTTGCCTCTAACTCTATCGAAAATAAGAGCAATTTCCGACTTGAATTTTGGGGCTGATGTTAGCTTTTGGGGTGGAAAAGTTAGTCAGAAAGCAGAGTGAGCTTGAAAAAGATGAGAGAGAAATGAAAAAGATGATTTTATCACAATCCGGTAACATTTTGATGCAAAAATGCAAAAAGTATATAATTAAAGACGACATGTTTCGTGAATATATGATGACTTGTTACACAACCCTTGTGTCTTTAATTATATACTTTCTCGATTTTTGCAGCAAAATGTTACCGTATTGTGAAAACATTTAAAAGTGAAGCTCACATACAGGGAGGAATACTGGAGCTGCCTACCAGCAAGATTAGAGATAAGATTTTAAGGCTTTCTTTGTAAACACCTTGCAAATGTGGAAACCTGAATACGCAAGTGATCCACACTTCATATATGGACTGAAGCCATTTGACCCACTGTCGGATGGTGATCTCGATCTATATAAATATCGTTTAGCCTCGGCAAAAATAGACCTGGTCGAAAACTTTGACTCAAACGTCAAAAACTTGTTGTATGGCCAAGGATACCATAAGTATGCATTGGCTACTTCAATGCTTCCAGGTTATCGTGCGACCCATTCAACATGGGTTGGCAACAAGAGGATTCAACACGGACGTGAGTGTTCATCATAAGACCGCATTCAACAAGGGTTACTGGGTTAGTCAAGCCCTACAAACCCTGTCTCCTAACCAATCTTACCGAAGAAAACTTAAATTTGAATCTATTCGGTCGATACCCGAGAGCCTTTCTACTAATGTGACATCTCCACCTGATGATGTCCAAAGTCCCGAAGTAGATGCAGTGGGAAGGTAATTCATTCTTTTCTCGTTTATCTCTTCATAGATAGATGTGACAAGTTTGACAGGATTGAAAGAGGTTCAGTAATATATCAAAAATTTACATCTTTTCACTAATACCTAGCCATCTTAATCttatcttatatattattattattataatatttttattattattattattttgaggtTCTATGCAGACTACAATTCAGCTTACCTCATGCATCCTGAAAAGTAGTTGCCTTGGGGCGGcggcggggggggggggggggggggggggaggggcggggggggggggggggggaataatAACAACACACACTAAAATTGTTTTTCGCGGGGGAAAAGATAAATAAACCAAGGTCTAGATATTAAAAAACCAGCTTAGGTCAAAATAGAGTTAATAATTAGGCTTTCTCCTATTTAAAGATTgtagtaattattattagtatttttggaaaaaaatataaaaattactcaTAATATGAATATAAATTGCCCTCTCCCTCACACCCTGCATCCTTAAAATTACACTATTTTTTTTCATTAACCCTAAATAAAAAAACCACTCACCTACCACCGCCAGATATGCTCAACCCCGCCACCGTTCACCGGCCAACCCACTTTATCTTTTTCTCTACCGCCGCCACCGCCGTTGGTGTGTCCGTCGCAGGACATCTCTTTCTTCGTCGTCGTTCACCTTTTTCAGATCTGTTATTTTTATGTGTAAACTGCACCGGTAGTGTTCAGATCTGAATGTGTATTATGTTGTTCAGGCCGTCTTGATTGTTGCCGGCTCTGGACGGCGGTTTTTGGTTCGATGTTTTTCTGGCAGTAGAAACAATGGTGGTGGTTGTTGATCATTGATATTTTTTATAATCATTGTTATAAATTCATTTAATTTATTAACTtgtataaaaaatataataaaattacaCTTCTGTATAAAGATTTACAGATTTACAAAGATACTGTACATATTATATTACGTTGCTTATTGTTACGTAATTGTCATGTGTATGTTAGATTGGATGATACTTCGGAGTATACGATATGGACTGTAAATTAGTAATATGAGAGAGAAGATGATTTCTTAAGAAAAATAAGACATGACCTGACAATGAGTTGTATTCAAATATGGAAAAGTAAAAATTCTCTCAAAATATTGATTTATTTTACACCCAATTAGATAAAAGCAAAAGTTTAAATAAGTTAAGACAAAAAATTATTTAGGAGTGTCAGAGACTTTcttgaagattacataatatgaAACCAGGTAGGAAATAATCTGACACAAAAAGTTAAGCTTTTTTGAAATCCGAGAATATAAAAAAACCAAGTGAACAGCTTTGGTTTATTCAACAATACCCTTTTTGTGGTTTTGAAACTTAAATCATTATTGGACCACGCATAGTGTAGTAGAAAAGAATCAAAACCAAATAGTGTAGTAGGAAAGATTGTGATACCTTGTTTTTCACACTAAAAGATTGTGATACCTTGTTTTTCGCGGTTTTGAAACTTAAATCATTATTCGATAGTATCAGATGCAAAGAATCAAAACCAAATAGTGTAGTAGAAAAGATTGTGATACCTTGGCATGTAAAAGGGCAAGAAGCACTCGGTTGCAAGCATGTTCTGCTGCCGACAAATCACGATTCGAGAACCCATTAAAGGAAAAGTAGACTACAGAAAGAAGTCTACTAATAAATTTACATTGCACATAATCATTTAACAAGACAAACTAGAAGTCTTTGCTTTTCCATTCAATGGGTTCATTTTGGATCATTTAAAACCCCTTTTTTTGCACTAAAATTCTTCTATTTAGGCGAGAATAAAGAAGAAAAGGTAAAATATGCATACCAAAACCTTTGTGGGAGTAATGGTCTCTAAGAAATTGCAATATCAATGACAGCCGTCCAACCATTATCACACACTGTACCAAAAAACATCTTGTTATGACTACTCCCTAAACCAACACTAAGTTTCTCCCAATTGCTTTGGACCAAGCTATATTCACATTTACACTCATTAACAACTACATGTACCACATATATTACACAAATTCCTAAACAATTAATCATATATATACttcaacacacacatatacatgattatatatgtatcaatgaattaataatgattatgtaaCCAtaatcaattcaataaaaaattccAGTGTAGGATATAAATAATTCACAAAATATAAACACATAACCCACCTGGAGGATTCATTGTTCCTTGAGGTACAGCCATTTGATAACCATTAGGCATAGGTGCGCACATCCTCATCGGTTGCTGACCTGGATGTCCGTACGGTGACGGTTGCGTCATCACACCCGGCGGCTGAACTCTATGATTTGGAAAATTAGGGTTTGGAATCCGAGAAAACTGAGGAGCACCAGGCAGTGGCACCGGCGGTGCTGCCGGACGGAACGACGGCCGGCCGTTGGAGACTTGCGATGGATGTGCGAACGGTTGGATCTGTGGCGGTGGTCCAACGGCCGTTGGTTGTAAACTGTTATTGCTAGGGTTAGTGTTAGGATTATGGTGTAGGGGAATTGCAGAAAGTTGTTTGGAAGATGAATCTGGTAGATCCGATTTTGGGGGATTCGGGTTATCAGGGAGTGGTGTTTGATCAGTGGTTCTGTTTTCCGTTGAATTTGGGGAATTCGCCATTAATTTGATTTGATTGAGTTCGGCAGAGACGACGATATCTAAAATTTGTCCATAACTAGAAAAAATCAGACCGCCCTTGCTGCGGTTGTATTAGATTGCGCGGTCCAATTTGAatatacgatgtccgtttcgcgtatagttagtcatgttgtatatgtatatatatgtatgtaatataacccgaaatatttattttttttaacgatgtccgtttcgcgtatagttagtcgcgttgtgttcgtaaaattatttcgagttgaacggtggtctcggaaaaatttaactcgcaccgagcgtgaatatagggcccgttatttagtgtttttttaacgatatccgttttgcatatagttagtcccgttgggttcgtgagattttttcgagttgaacggtggcctcgaaaaaatttaactcgcatcgagcgagaagataggacccgttataaattcgggtggagtaaggtttttttattttaattaaattataaatttacgttttttacccctgaaaaagtgtaaagttgagaggttgttgtgtaatttgtgcgaaagttggaggaccatttgtagtatgaacgcaaactcaaaacgacaactcGTTAAAGCTGAAACGACCAAATTTGGGAGGACGTTTAGTATGTaagtatagtataatataatataataatataatataataatataatataatataatataatttttggTGCCCtagtttatttatatttatattatatttatttttataattttggtgccactaatttatatttatttttttaatttaaaagGAAGAAGAAAATAAATAACAATGTTTAACTTCCGTAAATTTATAAACTAGAGTGAGTGATAAAGGAGACGAAAATTTGTAGACAAATAACGTGAAAGAGAGAAAAAATTGGGGACAAAGAAcatgaaaaataagaaaaaaaaacgtAATTCGTAAACAAAAAACATGTAAAATAAAGTTAGATCACATTTCAAAGAACATAAAAGGTTTATGCCATATTTGATTCAGTTAAGTTACTCATCCATTTCAAGGATGAAAGAACATAACATGTTATGGCTTATGGGTCAACCTGACCAGACCAGTCTGTTTTGAGTCAAAAATGTACAGTTGTACTTATGACGGATGAGTCAAAAACTTTTGACCCATACAGCTAGTTATGAACCGAACACGTTACCAGTTACACACCCCAGTCATTATCTCAAAGGATACAAGTGAAGTAAAATTTAAAGCAAATAAACAAACGGATACAGCaaaagtaataaataataaatataaatatgttattgGAAAAAATGTACAGTAGTACTTATGACAACGATTATATGGATGATTCAACCGAGGTTTGAAACCTTGGCGGCACTTTAAGTAAAGGAGCTTGAAAGTCAACGCCCGGGTTGCCTAGTTGACCACAAGCAGCCATTTGATCATCTCCTCTGCTCGGTCTCATGAACACAATGCAACCACCCTCGGCCAATGTGTTTCTAAACTTAACCATCTTTTCGTCTGTTGTGGGTTGAAAGTGGGACCCATTGTGCGGGTTAAATGTGATGAGGTTGATCTTGCAAGGAATGCCCTTAACAAGATCAATTATCCTCTTTGCATCATCAATACTGCATATAAAAAAAAACCAAAGTGAATGTAATAATTTTTCATTAAAGTAGAAACCagtcattttaaaaataatatggGTTCAACCCGACCAGGCCTGCTTCAAGTTATACtaaaaaaaatatttgtttttGACCCAAAGACGTTTTTGACTCGTTGCGTGACCCAACCCATCTTGCCACTTATACattattaacccttatatactaaaagggGTGGAGAAGTTCATCGTTTCAGTTATATCAGATTGTCGTTCTGAGTTTGCgctcacattacaaacggtccctcaactatatttacacaacggccccccaagtttaaactttttcaggggtaaaaagtgtaaatatataattttattaaaataaaagaaactaattccacccaaatttataacgggccctatcttctcgctcggtgcgagttaaatttttccgagaccaccgtttaactcgaaaaaatcttacgaacccaacggaactaactatacgcgaaacggacacttctcaaaaaacactaaacacaacgacaacccgtatctgacgctcgccacgagttaaattttttcgacggcagcatcaaactcgaaataattttatgaacaaaacgaaactaaccacgttcgaaacggacactttttaaaaaacgctaaacacaacgacagcccgtatctttctgttcgcctcgagttaaatttttccgacagcaccattAGACTCGGAAAATTtttttgaacaaaacaaaactaactacgttcgaaacggatactttttaaaaaacacttaacacaacgacatctaaaacagcgcttaacacatgggccgtgttcccctctgtaaatacacaacgttaCGCTAAATATGAATACGCAAGCCGAAAGCCCCCGCAGtaacgcgcgggccggtccggactagttaaaGAAACTAAAGATTGTTCATCATCTAACCTGTCGTTGATTCCAGCAAGCAACACATATTCAAATAGGACTGAGTATTTATGTTTCGAACGAAGTTCTTCACGAAGGGTCTCAAGGAGTACGCTTAAATTGTACTTACGATTAATGGGCATGATCCAATTCCTAACCTGTAATAAGATCACTGTAAGATCATAGCTTTCTccatttattatataaaattagtGTGCTTATTAAATAACAAGGACAGTATGattcaaaaaatttaaaaatcttaACGTACAAGCAATTTTAAGTAGTATTCACAAATAAAACATACATACATGTACACATATATTACTGCAACAtgattgtttatttatttattttttctggtTGGGCCCACTCAACCCTTTTGATACATACACACCCTAAATCGACCTATTCATAAATGGGTCGAGATCACCACCTCTGAGCAGATCAACAATTGTATAATCGAAGGGATCAAGAAAATTACCTCATCAGTTGTAGCATTTAGACTAACAGCCAAAGCACATTTAGACTCACGAAGAAAGCGTTTGATCTGGGGTACAAGCCCACTGGTTGAAATTGTGACCTTGTTTGGGCTGAAATGAAGCCCTTGCTCGTCTACCATTATATCTGCAGCTTTCAACACATTTTCGATGTTTTGAAGTGGTTCTCCCATCCCCTACAATTAAACTTATATGCATGTCAGTACAATACAGGTGGCAAAATACATGGGTTAAAACGGGTAAAGGCTGATAAATTTTACCATCTTTTATTACAACGATGATTAGTTCATGTAAATGATGATCTTATTTTTTATTAAGTACTTTAGTAGGTTGTATGCACTACAGATACACTTTGGAAGAATTTCGAATAACATTTGACCCGTCAGAATAAAAGATAACTTGAAATGATCTTTTCATAGGTAAATTGACAAAAACATCCCACCTATATCTGTTACTCGTGTTCTTTTACTTTGACTTTGAATGTCAAAGAAACTACTTTCACTATTATAACTGATGCACAATTTTTTGCGACAAAAAAACAATCTTTTGCATGACAAAGTACAATAatgaaaaaacaaaaataaaaagaatCAGCAATGAAATGTAGGGAAATAACTTATATTATAATCATATAATGTCTGCGTTCAACAATTTATGTTCACATCTATTTTGGTAGTCATATGAAGAATGAGTTTTAAATGTTTCAATATTCTAacaaactaaaatgataataacaataataattacatgCATAATAATAGCACACATACCATGAAAACAACATTTTTGATGGAACCAACTTCACTGGTGAACAAGCGTCGTGCAAAGACAGTTTGTTCTACTATTTCCGCTGCAGTTAGATTTCTCTTCAAACCCATCCTATTTAACAATTAATTTAAAACAATCACGAGCTTTAAATTCTTTTCCTGTAAATTTCATTTGAGAAATATAATCGGTAGAAAAACTTGCCTGCCAGTGAAGCAAAACTGGCAGTTCATTGCGCAGCCCACTTGACTTGAAACGCACACCGTATTCCTTCCCTTATCGCCATTAGGTATTATGACCGTCTCTATTACTAATCCATCTTCCAATGTAAACAAAATCTGCAGCCTCCTGGGATGTTAAAATTAATGAATACT
Proteins encoded in this region:
- the LOC139864619 gene encoding uncharacterized protein; protein product: MEVSYSIWMRRLIITAATTTVFRRTTTTTTTTSISPLFTPPLVSQTFHPRCRSFSTTATLNPQCSSSNGVEDGGAFYNDSQKILLKGMRYNEFQNWVTSQGYRPAQALMLWKLLYGNNSKNIWAHSCEELEGLNKDLTMMLSKFAKLKALQVKDIITATDGTRKILFTLEDGLVIETVIIPNGDKGRNTVCVSSQVGCAMNCQFCFTGRMGLKRNLTAAEIVEQTVFARRLFTSEVGSIKNVVFMGMGEPLQNIENVLKAADIMVDEQGLHFSPNKVTISTSGLVPQIKRFLRESKCALAVSLNATTDEVRNWIMPINRKYNLSVLLETLREELRSKHKYSVLFEYVLLAGINDSIDDAKRIIDLVKGIPCKINLITFNPHNGSHFQPTTDEKMVKFRNTLAEGGCIVFMRPSRGDDQMAACGQLGNPGVDFQAPLLKVPPRFQTSVESSI